In Vigna angularis cultivar LongXiaoDou No.4 chromosome 8, ASM1680809v1, whole genome shotgun sequence, the DNA window taactttttcaaatgcatcttttcttatcattgATGTTGCAGAGAGAATCTTAAGTTGAGAAGTTGCTTTTGGATGAAAGTTTTGATGGGCGTTAAAAGTGCTGGATGTATAACACTCGATGTAACTAGCCTTTAGGAAAAGGAGATCTGAACTGTTTCGAAAATGAGTTTCTGTAACTGTAATTGTTAAGGGTTCTGTTATTTTGACGAATTGAAAAGTTGCCTAAAGTTAAAGAATAACTGAAAGTTGTAACGTAGTATAACTAGGAAGGGTACTTTATCAAATATCAATGGCTCTCGGTCTCATGTCTTGGAATTGGGGGGATTAATGAATAGATGCAATGTGGTTACTATTAGTAATCGGAAGTTAATTTTAGCCAAAAGACTCgtgttctttctttcaatttaaaatgagTGAAAACTGAAATCTATAAGTGATTTTCTTAACCCATGGCAGTTGCTTGTGAGAATTTCTTTGTTGAAGTTGATTATGGGCTTTTGTTTTAAACTGCAGATTTGAGATCTTCAATGAGACTTCCTTTGATACTTGGGTGCACTCGGCTGCTGCCCCAGCTTTGGCAgccaatttaattttatataacgAGCTTAAGGAATTGGGGTTCAAGATATTTCTCTTAACTGGGAGGAGTGAGTATCAAAGGAATGCCACGGAGACAAACCTTCTGCTTTCAGGGTACAGAAATTGGGAGAGACTTATCTTAAGGTACATAAATTACTGGTTCTTGGAAATATGTATCTTATTTTATTGAACAAGTTTCAACTGAAATTCTTTGTTAACGAAACAGAGGGTCTTCTGATAAAGGCAAACCTGCCATTAGTTACAAGTctgagaagagagaagaggtgGAGAACGAAGGCTACATGATTCATGGGAGCTCTGGGGATCAGTGGAGTGATTTGTGGGGTTATGCAGTAGCCGCACGGTCTTTCAAACTCCCAAACCCAATGTATTATATTCCATAGCAATGTCTTCTCAGAAGTCTGTATTATTTTTTACGATTCCCAGTTGTAGTTCCCTGCCGTGATTTTTCATGGTAATGTAATGCTTGTTGTCTGTTGCAACATGGTAATTTAAAAACTGGGGAatgattatttttcatt includes these proteins:
- the LOC108344925 gene encoding acid phosphatase 1 — its product is MDSGVWLLSLLVALSTVSHIRSEPILRLPSEKAISSDYCDSWRLAVETNNAGAWERVPVNCVDFVAEYMTGERYRRDCEVVGNLSLAFARSVRMVGDGRDAWVFDIDETLLSNVPYYQEIGFGFEIFNETSFDTWVHSAAAPALAANLILYNELKELGFKIFLLTGRSEYQRNATETNLLLSGYRNWERLILRGSSDKGKPAISYKSEKREEVENEGYMIHGSSGDQWSDLWGYAVAARSFKLPNPMYYIP